The Sphingomicrobium sp. genome has a window encoding:
- a CDS encoding DUF3072 domain-containing protein: MSTNISDDPKQHPTGNAVKDPDHWVTGDEPMTGAQASYLQTLSEEAGEEFDPELSKADASKKIDALQEQTGRGEH, encoded by the coding sequence ATGTCGACCAACATTTCTGACGACCCGAAGCAGCATCCGACTGGTAATGCGGTCAAGGATCCGGACCATTGGGTCACCGGTGACGAGCCGATGACCGGTGCGCAGGCCTCCTATCTGCAAACGCTCAGCGAGGAAGCGGGCGAAGAGTTCGATCCGGAGCTCAGCAAGGCGGACGCTTCGAAGAAGATCGACGCGCTGCAGGAGCAGACCGGGCGCGGCGAACATTAA